From one Paenibacillus sp. FSL K6-1330 genomic stretch:
- a CDS encoding CHASE3 domain-containing protein yields the protein MSNNLKFNIRSKIVVGYLMILLCLGAFLWIVSDRISSLQEEADFIEKHDIEVHNLTHEIEKNLLEMETGQRGYVITGDDTYLEPFNQALSSWQINYNKLYKLVSDNSEQANHLENIKENIKEWITNAGQPAVQLKQLGQDEEALHFFINDPGQQAMNSIHELFLSFRSKERELTTSRIEEMKESNTHLLYTMYLLWAGAALITICGAWVISKSIVKPITQVTHIISDIVRGGNLSQRIHVRSNDEVRQLADTTNELLAQVGRQNWAKDHISVMSTLLQSSDRVETAVQFFIHKLALIMKLPYGAVFINRGGSELVKAAAFADPDGEPWNKVRDRFLPGEGLVGQCMLEQRMIILDDIPPNYVRIESGLGDAEPTTLLLAPVMFEGQVLGVIELAKFKPFDDLEVQLIEQLNFQLGVTLNSIQSKMEIQQLYHESQTLNEELQSQTEELQAQTEELQTHSVEMHMLNERLGAQKEAALIAASELEKYAKELEKSSKYKSQFLANMSHELRTPLNSMLILSQILAENKQGNLTEEEQHYASVIHNSGSELLNLINDILDLSKVEAGKMQIEMDLVNLTELPELMEGYFSKSAESKNLEFDIEMADDLPDLMYSDGMRLHQILRNLLSNAIKFTESGSVKLRVKKMNSIVTSDFVISGDVIAFFVEDTGIGIAAEHLQPIFEAFQQGEEATARKFGGTGLGLSISLHLAKLLGGYITVESEEGIGSTFVLYLPLVTEYGTSESLFMLPEAAATSSNASWSDLRMEAFDMEVSSRLEHKTVLIVDDDIRNVYGLTNVLEKLQMTVHTAQNGFECLEMLYKHQTIDAVLLDMVMPEMDGVETMKRIRENPEWAELPIIVMSSNTMRDTDQFLADGANGYLHKPIHIQEVIHTLQKWIGN from the coding sequence TTGTCTAACAACCTGAAATTCAACATCCGCAGCAAGATTGTAGTTGGATATTTAATGATATTATTATGTCTTGGAGCTTTTCTCTGGATTGTATCAGACCGCATCTCTTCTCTGCAGGAAGAGGCGGATTTTATAGAGAAGCATGATATCGAAGTACATAATCTCACGCACGAAATCGAGAAGAATTTACTTGAAATGGAAACGGGTCAGAGGGGTTATGTGATAACGGGGGATGATACCTACCTGGAACCTTTCAACCAAGCGCTGTCGTCTTGGCAGATTAACTATAACAAGCTGTACAAGCTTGTTAGCGATAATTCGGAGCAAGCCAATCATCTGGAGAATATTAAGGAGAATATCAAGGAGTGGATTACCAACGCCGGTCAGCCTGCCGTTCAATTGAAGCAGCTAGGGCAGGATGAGGAGGCCCTTCATTTCTTTATTAATGATCCCGGCCAGCAAGCCATGAACTCCATTCATGAGCTGTTCCTCTCGTTTAGAAGCAAGGAACGCGAGCTGACAACCAGCAGGATTGAAGAGATGAAAGAAAGCAACACCCATTTATTGTATACGATGTATCTCCTTTGGGCTGGGGCAGCGCTGATTACCATATGTGGAGCTTGGGTGATATCGAAGAGCATTGTAAAGCCGATCACGCAGGTAACTCATATCATCTCCGATATTGTCAGAGGTGGTAACCTCTCCCAACGGATTCATGTGCGATCCAATGATGAGGTCCGCCAGTTGGCGGACACAACCAACGAACTCCTTGCACAGGTCGGCAGACAGAACTGGGCTAAGGATCACATTTCGGTTATGTCGACGCTTCTTCAATCGTCAGATCGTGTGGAAACGGCCGTACAGTTTTTCATTCATAAGCTGGCTTTGATCATGAAACTGCCGTACGGTGCCGTTTTTATTAACCGGGGTGGATCGGAACTGGTAAAGGCAGCTGCTTTTGCCGATCCGGATGGTGAGCCTTGGAACAAGGTCAGAGATCGTTTCCTGCCAGGCGAAGGTTTGGTGGGACAATGTATGCTGGAGCAGCGAATGATTATTCTGGACGATATACCACCTAACTATGTGCGGATTGAATCGGGGCTGGGTGATGCTGAGCCAACCACGCTGCTGCTAGCGCCCGTTATGTTTGAAGGACAAGTTCTTGGTGTCATTGAATTGGCCAAGTTCAAGCCTTTCGATGACCTGGAAGTTCAGTTGATCGAACAACTGAATTTTCAGCTTGGGGTAACATTGAACTCGATCCAGAGTAAAATGGAAATCCAGCAATTGTATCATGAATCCCAAACGCTGAATGAGGAGCTTCAGAGTCAAACCGAAGAACTACAGGCGCAGACCGAGGAGCTGCAAACCCATTCTGTGGAAATGCATATGCTGAACGAGCGATTGGGGGCCCAGAAGGAGGCCGCATTAATCGCAGCCAGCGAATTGGAAAAATACGCGAAAGAGCTGGAGAAGAGTTCGAAGTACAAGTCTCAATTTCTGGCCAATATGTCCCATGAGCTGCGGACACCACTGAACAGCATGTTAATTCTTTCCCAGATTTTGGCTGAGAACAAGCAGGGGAACCTGACGGAGGAAGAACAGCATTACGCTTCTGTCATCCATAATTCAGGCAGTGAATTGCTTAATTTAATCAATGATATTCTGGATCTGTCCAAGGTCGAGGCCGGAAAGATGCAAATCGAAATGGACTTGGTAAATTTGACGGAGCTGCCAGAACTGATGGAAGGTTATTTCTCCAAAAGCGCAGAATCCAAAAATCTGGAATTTGATATTGAGATGGCCGACGACTTGCCTGATCTGATGTACAGTGATGGGATGCGGCTCCATCAAATTTTGCGTAATTTGCTCTCGAATGCAATTAAGTTTACCGAGAGCGGCAGTGTTAAACTACGGGTGAAGAAGATGAATTCGATTGTGACCTCGGATTTTGTGATCAGTGGCGACGTCATTGCTTTTTTCGTTGAAGATACCGGCATCGGGATTGCAGCAGAGCATCTTCAACCGATCTTCGAAGCGTTCCAGCAAGGCGAAGAGGCTACAGCCAGAAAGTTTGGGGGGACAGGTCTCGGCTTATCCATATCGCTGCATTTGGCGAAATTGCTTGGTGGGTATATTACCGTGGAGAGCGAGGAAGGAATCGGGAGCACGTTTGTTTTATATTTACCGCTTGTTACGGAATATGGCACCAGCGAAAGTCTGTTTATGCTCCCTGAAGCGGCTGCCACTTCGAGCAACGCCAGTTGGAGTGATCTCCGAATGGAGGCGTTCGACATGGAAGTATCTAGCCGATTGGAGCACAAAACCGTATTGATTGTAGATGATGATATTCGGAATGTGTACGGTTTGACCAATGTGCTGGAGAAACTCCAAATGACCGTGCATACAGCCCAGAACGGATTCGAATGCTTGGAGATGTTATACAAACATCAAACCATCGATGCGGTGCTGCTGGATATGGTCATGCCGGAAATGGACGGAGTCGAAACGATGAAGCGGATTCGCGAGAACCCGGAATGGGCGGAGCTTCCTATTATCGTGATGAGCTCCAACACAATGAGGGATACGGATCAGTTTCTTGCAGACGGCGCGAATGGATATTTGCACAAACCCATTCATATCCAAGAAGTGATTCATACGCTTCAGAAATGGATTGGGAATTAA
- a CDS encoding cupin domain-containing protein produces MTRHVYHSRQQAERITGLGVANVSSLGLPLLQGMMMSEIHLERGKGLSPHSHPDTDELCYVIQGEISYSLIDPDTHQKLVYQIVPGQVVHAPIDWCHWITALTPGTILLLVYNTERPHQMDIAPVWAYTLMGAEALPCDDTNKKPLSEALITPVPLNKKMESHASDKPLPAPPLLIIGHPNNKTTRSR; encoded by the coding sequence TTGACGAGGCATGTTTATCATTCCAGGCAACAGGCTGAGCGTATAACCGGCCTCGGAGTTGCGAATGTGTCGTCACTGGGGCTGCCCCTTCTGCAAGGTATGATGATGTCAGAAATTCACCTTGAACGAGGTAAGGGCCTCTCTCCCCATAGCCACCCGGACACGGACGAATTGTGCTATGTCATTCAGGGAGAAATCAGCTATTCCCTGATTGATCCGGATACTCATCAGAAACTCGTATATCAGATCGTACCCGGTCAGGTGGTACACGCCCCTATTGATTGGTGTCACTGGATAACAGCGCTAACCCCTGGAACGATCTTGCTATTGGTCTATAACACTGAGCGTCCACACCAAATGGACATTGCACCGGTCTGGGCTTATACGCTCATGGGAGCAGAAGCGTTGCCATGCGATGATACGAACAAGAAACCTCTCTCGGAGGCGCTCATTACACCCGTCCCGCTAAATAAAAAGATGGAGAGTCACGCCTCGGATAAGCCTCTGCCTGCGCCACCCTTACTCATAATCGGGCACCCAAACAACAAAACCACACGCAGCCGGTGA
- a CDS encoding DivIVA domain-containing protein yields the protein MDEHMKRRLDKQKKLFKQLGIQLDALSIHEKNFSNKLRGYDQEEVDSFLDEVIQDYERFYATISDLMDKWQEQQITIRDLRAGVKPEAERPALNPEEIEETVAKLEADLHTLKKQIRPEQRFYID from the coding sequence ATGGATGAACACATGAAACGCCGATTGGATAAACAGAAAAAGCTATTTAAGCAACTAGGCATTCAACTGGACGCTTTGTCTATCCATGAAAAGAATTTTTCGAATAAACTACGGGGTTATGATCAGGAGGAAGTGGATTCCTTTCTGGACGAAGTGATTCAAGATTATGAGCGGTTTTATGCCACCATCTCCGATCTTATGGATAAATGGCAGGAGCAGCAAATCACCATTCGCGATCTCAGGGCTGGCGTTAAGCCAGAGGCAGAACGCCCGGCACTGAACCCGGAAGAGATTGAAGAGACGGTGGCGAAGCTGGAGGCCGACTTGCATACCCTTAAGAAGCAGATTCGCCCTGAACAAAGATTTTATATTGATTGA
- a CDS encoding TraR/DksA C4-type zinc finger protein, whose translation MTTMTKQQYSELKRRLLSDKERLEEQLESRDETNRDHSLRDSTGELSSADNHPADIGTEVFERGRDLAIQETLDHELEQIMSALQRMDQGEYGTCAECGLEIPYERLEALPYTAYCLEHTPRKEINDNRPVEEDVMTPPPSGAGVNRQAADGKFDDAGAWDAVEDYGTSTSPGMSIKPGQDDYKKKV comes from the coding sequence ATGACAACGATGACAAAACAACAATACAGTGAACTTAAACGACGGTTGCTCAGTGATAAAGAACGATTGGAAGAGCAATTGGAGTCCCGCGATGAAACCAATAGGGATCATTCCCTTCGGGACTCTACGGGAGAGCTGAGCTCAGCCGATAATCATCCCGCAGACATAGGGACCGAGGTTTTCGAACGCGGACGGGACCTGGCCATTCAGGAAACGCTCGATCATGAATTGGAGCAGATTATGTCTGCCTTGCAGCGAATGGACCAGGGCGAATACGGGACCTGTGCCGAGTGCGGCCTAGAAATTCCATACGAGCGGCTTGAAGCGTTGCCTTATACGGCCTATTGTCTCGAACATACGCCGCGGAAAGAGATCAACGACAACCGGCCGGTTGAAGAGGATGTCATGACCCCGCCCCCTTCCGGAGCTGGCGTCAACCGCCAAGCGGCCGACGGTAAATTTGATGACGCCGGCGCGTGGGACGCCGTGGAAGATTACGGAACGTCCACCTCTCCCGGCATGTCCATTAAACCTGGACAAGACGATTATAAGAAAAAGGTATGA
- a CDS encoding helix-turn-helix domain-containing protein — protein sequence METKELTTLEEIKIYSDPYRLQILNVLNKMDRPATVKEVADNIGDVPAKVHYHMKKLERIGMVKIVSTKEINGIIAKYYEPFVGTVKIKRGANSEEPVIKELIRTETNKLLSELFDQNRDRFFKNMSQEGETTSMLTNTTLYMSEEEAREFFVELDKMLTPYKKKRGEGYDEYEFFASNVRTHKET from the coding sequence GTGGAAACGAAGGAACTGACTACACTGGAAGAGATCAAAATATATTCAGATCCATATCGGCTCCAGATTTTGAATGTATTGAATAAGATGGACCGTCCGGCAACAGTAAAGGAAGTCGCGGACAATATCGGGGATGTGCCTGCTAAAGTTCATTATCATATGAAGAAACTGGAGCGAATCGGAATGGTCAAGATCGTTTCCACGAAAGAGATCAACGGCATCATTGCTAAGTATTATGAACCTTTTGTCGGGACGGTAAAGATCAAACGCGGAGCAAATTCCGAGGAGCCGGTGATCAAGGAATTAATTCGAACCGAGACGAACAAACTATTATCGGAGTTGTTTGACCAGAATAGAGACCGTTTCTTCAAAAATATGAGTCAAGAGGGCGAAACGACGTCCATGTTGACCAATACAACCTTGTATATGAGCGAGGAAGAAGCGCGTGAATTTTTTGTTGAACTGGATAAAATGTTGACCCCCTATAAAAAGAAACGCGGTGAAGGTTACGACGAATATGAGTTTTTTGCTTCGAATGTTCGGACTCATAAAGAAACTTGA
- a CDS encoding MFS transporter, which translates to MQNAAVLEKQGFGQLLKIRPYLIYLSAQAITRFGDSLDSIAYSWMVYMLTGSELLMGTLFAFNFLPGLFFSLFTGTYVDRWPKKLVLALTYLSRGIVVSLTALLYAVGSLEVWHLFLFTFLNSTLECFSRPAETSIVPRLLPKDKLLAGNSFSTSVSRSAELIGLSIAGALIALIGISGTILIDAITFLIAAAIIAFMPNPEAAEQAEAKETSARPETEMNKTVFGDIKEALLFVKQHTLLLITTVLAMINNFCLAPLNVLQPVYVKETLGAGPGGLSVLGTGLLIGMICSGLWIGRYGKSFKKSTLIMSGSIMLGIGYFALGIPGHLPAWRVESAAVCMFVAGFAVSLLSAPISTYLMEVTPRHMLGRIGALMAVACTAAIPVGSLITGVVAEHYSPPILYSIMGIVMILPVIFLIRKKSFRAI; encoded by the coding sequence ATGCAAAATGCCGCTGTTCTGGAAAAGCAAGGCTTTGGTCAGCTCTTGAAAATTCGCCCGTACTTGATTTATTTATCTGCCCAGGCTATTACCCGATTCGGAGATTCCCTGGATTCCATCGCTTACAGCTGGATGGTCTATATGCTCACAGGTTCCGAACTGTTAATGGGTACATTGTTCGCCTTTAATTTTCTGCCCGGGTTGTTTTTCAGTTTGTTTACCGGCACCTATGTCGATCGCTGGCCGAAGAAACTCGTCCTGGCACTAACCTATCTCAGTCGCGGTATTGTGGTTTCGCTAACGGCCTTACTGTACGCTGTAGGTTCTCTTGAAGTCTGGCATTTGTTCCTGTTCACGTTTCTAAATTCAACTCTGGAATGCTTCTCCAGACCCGCCGAGACCTCCATCGTCCCCCGGCTGCTTCCCAAGGATAAACTGCTGGCAGGCAATTCTTTCTCAACTTCCGTAAGTCGGAGCGCTGAATTAATCGGTTTATCCATCGCCGGTGCCCTTATTGCTCTGATCGGAATTTCGGGGACAATCTTGATTGATGCTATAACGTTTCTAATTGCAGCAGCTATTATCGCTTTTATGCCGAATCCGGAGGCAGCCGAACAGGCTGAAGCCAAGGAAACCTCCGCACGGCCAGAGACAGAGATGAATAAAACGGTGTTCGGCGATATTAAAGAGGCTCTTCTTTTTGTGAAGCAGCATACGCTGCTCCTTATAACAACCGTGCTTGCCATGATCAATAATTTCTGTTTGGCCCCCCTGAACGTACTGCAGCCGGTCTACGTCAAAGAGACCTTGGGTGCAGGACCCGGAGGTCTGAGCGTTTTAGGAACGGGCCTCCTGATCGGTATGATTTGCAGCGGGTTATGGATTGGACGTTATGGGAAGAGCTTCAAAAAGAGCACGTTGATCATGTCAGGGTCTATCATGCTCGGAATCGGTTATTTTGCGTTAGGGATTCCAGGGCATCTGCCGGCATGGCGCGTGGAGTCTGCGGCGGTCTGCATGTTTGTTGCCGGATTTGCCGTCTCTTTACTTAGTGCCCCTATCTCGACGTATCTGATGGAAGTAACGCCTCGGCATATGCTCGGCAGAATAGGTGCCCTTATGGCGGTGGCGTGCACGGCTGCCATTCCTGTGGGAAGCTTGATTACCGGAGTTGTAGCGGAGCATTACTCTCCTCCCATTCTGTATTCGATCATGGGAATTGTCATGATACTGCCCGTCATATTCCTCATTCGGAAGAAGAGTTTCCGTGCCATTTAA
- a CDS encoding Gfo/Idh/MocA family oxidoreductase → MSKKLRFGIMSTARIARNSMIPGILKSERCEVGAVASRNADKASELADRYHIGKYYGSYDELLEDPDIDAVYIPLPNHLHKPWTIKAAQAGKHILCEKPAALTEADVREMAEAAKAHNVLFAEAFMYRYHPKHARVREIIESGEIGQLRGIHGSFTFNNAEDKSNVRYSKDMGGGSIYDVGCYPISAARMIYGQEPKAVTAHAFFSEEHDGVDMMVHGMVEFDDGLGLTFECGMWTYSRCSLEIAGTEGRIELPSAFGWERMEDMAQICVHTAKGSREEKVGIYNHFALQADAMAAAVMDGTPLPYGPEDAISNIRAIEACLKAARSSSRVVIK, encoded by the coding sequence GTGAGCAAGAAATTGCGCTTTGGAATTATGAGCACTGCTCGGATTGCAAGAAATTCAATGATACCAGGCATATTGAAATCGGAACGCTGTGAAGTCGGGGCGGTCGCTAGCCGCAATGCAGACAAAGCAAGTGAGCTCGCGGATCGATATCATATCGGGAAATACTACGGATCTTATGACGAGCTCCTGGAAGACCCCGACATTGATGCGGTATATATTCCTTTACCGAATCACCTTCATAAACCTTGGACCATCAAAGCGGCGCAGGCCGGCAAGCACATCTTATGCGAGAAACCGGCAGCCCTGACCGAAGCGGATGTCCGTGAGATGGCTGAGGCTGCTAAAGCACACAACGTGCTGTTCGCGGAAGCCTTTATGTACCGATATCATCCGAAACACGCGCGTGTTCGCGAAATCATCGAAAGCGGCGAAATCGGCCAGCTGCGCGGAATTCACGGATCGTTTACCTTCAACAATGCGGAGGATAAAAGCAATGTTCGTTACAGCAAGGATATGGGCGGAGGTTCAATCTATGACGTGGGATGCTATCCCATCTCAGCGGCGCGCATGATTTATGGTCAGGAACCCAAGGCTGTAACGGCCCATGCTTTTTTCTCTGAGGAGCATGACGGTGTGGACATGATGGTCCACGGGATGGTGGAATTTGACGATGGACTGGGACTTACATTTGAGTGCGGGATGTGGACATATTCCAGATGCTCTTTAGAGATCGCAGGAACGGAGGGCAGGATTGAGCTTCCTTCTGCCTTTGGATGGGAGCGCATGGAGGACATGGCCCAGATCTGCGTTCATACGGCCAAGGGATCCCGTGAGGAGAAGGTAGGGATTTACAACCACTTTGCATTGCAAGCGGATGCGATGGCAGCGGCCGTGATGGACGGAACGCCGCTCCCTTATGGTCCGGAAGATGCCATCAGCAATATCAGAGCCATTGAAGCGTGCCTTAAAGCAGCCAGATCCTCATCGCGAGTGGTTATTAAATAA
- a CDS encoding helix-turn-helix transcriptional regulator gives MAFMIAQRAFIKVYLITMVEQQRGYGYQMLEELRQEFKSHGYSPPQSEIYRALHELVQEGVLYRTKQLKGNDPRVDFQEIVLYHFTDDGAEKAKLYKKQVKTDLDRCLGILHKAVNDNF, from the coding sequence ATGGCATTTATGATCGCCCAGCGTGCTTTTATCAAAGTATATCTCATTACCATGGTGGAGCAGCAGCGCGGATATGGATATCAGATGCTGGAAGAACTGCGGCAAGAATTCAAGAGCCATGGATATTCACCGCCGCAAAGCGAAATTTACCGGGCTCTGCATGAGTTGGTGCAAGAAGGTGTATTATACCGTACCAAGCAGCTGAAAGGGAATGATCCGCGGGTCGATTTTCAAGAAATCGTTCTTTATCATTTTACTGATGACGGTGCCGAGAAAGCTAAACTCTACAAAAAACAGGTTAAAACAGATTTGGATCGGTGTTTGGGGATTCTTCATAAAGCGGTCAACGATAATTTTTAA
- a CDS encoding acyltransferase codes for MPKERIPEIERLRGISFLAVVLQHSIAHYSVAPGMTTGDGLMMAVLLMVTKFAVPVFIFITGMVLFYNDKGQLYYGKFIKRRFGDIYVPFAVWTLITLLINHKFNPTVIEDWKYLGEVWLTGKSSSHFWYIIMLFQFYLLYPLFRSAILGIKKLWGWQTQLTILIVSGLLYVGLTGIINDIGQWMGSLNIPVWSELFTTYADRNALYYFFYFALGAAAGLYHDAWKKWLQKARPAIWLAFAFLFGWMLIQAVNEIRSAANGAITFYSLSLLRPMMALFLISSILVMYDVAGWICRHAGAGANALLTSIGLYSYGAYLIHLLTLRMSYAVDESMLISMHPLVRILSSWIISVGVAYGATRLLAKLPFGKWLVGIAGARKNRGVRPYGKSRPNTGTSTGM; via the coding sequence ATGCCCAAAGAAAGAATACCGGAAATTGAGCGCTTGCGGGGAATTTCTTTCCTGGCTGTAGTCTTACAGCACTCCATCGCGCACTATTCTGTCGCGCCGGGAATGACGACAGGCGATGGTTTGATGATGGCAGTTCTTCTGATGGTGACGAAATTTGCTGTGCCCGTCTTTATTTTTATTACTGGCATGGTGCTGTTTTATAACGATAAAGGTCAACTGTATTACGGAAAGTTCATCAAGAGGCGTTTTGGTGATATCTACGTTCCGTTTGCGGTATGGACCTTGATTACTTTATTGATCAATCATAAGTTTAATCCCACTGTAATTGAGGATTGGAAGTATCTTGGGGAAGTATGGTTAACCGGGAAATCGAGCTCGCATTTTTGGTACATCATTATGCTGTTTCAATTCTATTTGCTGTACCCGCTGTTCCGCTCCGCTATATTAGGAATAAAGAAGCTATGGGGCTGGCAGACGCAGCTTACGATATTGATTGTATCCGGGTTATTGTACGTGGGTTTAACAGGAATTATCAATGATATTGGCCAATGGATGGGAAGCCTGAATATCCCGGTATGGAGTGAGCTGTTCACAACCTACGCAGATCGAAATGCACTCTATTATTTCTTCTATTTTGCGCTGGGGGCGGCGGCCGGATTATACCATGACGCTTGGAAAAAATGGCTGCAAAAGGCACGGCCGGCGATATGGCTCGCCTTCGCATTTTTGTTCGGATGGATGCTCATCCAGGCCGTTAATGAAATCCGTTCCGCCGCGAATGGCGCGATCACATTCTATTCCTTATCGCTGCTTCGCCCGATGATGGCACTTTTTCTGATTAGCTCTATATTGGTCATGTACGATGTGGCTGGTTGGATATGTCGTCATGCCGGAGCGGGAGCGAATGCGCTTCTGACCTCCATTGGGCTCTATTCGTATGGTGCTTACCTGATCCATCTATTAACACTACGTATGAGCTATGCAGTCGACGAATCTATGCTGATCAGCATGCACCCTCTGGTTCGTATACTCTCTTCATGGATCATCAGCGTGGGCGTGGCTTATGGTGCCACTCGCCTGCTAGCCAAGCTGCCGTTCGGGAAGTGGCTTGTCGGAATCGCTGGAGCAAGAAAAAATCGCGGGGTTCGCCCATACGGCAAATCGCGTCCAAACACCGGCACATCCACCGGGATGTGA
- a CDS encoding general stress protein, which yields MEKKIVGVFRSEQEAAQAIEQLQQHGIPNDAISIIAKDKREADMIAEQTGTMAPEGVAAGAATGGILGGTAGLLAGLGALAIPGIGPILAAGPIAATLTGAAVGAGAGGLVGGFIGLGIPEDEAKEYESYIEQGRILVLVDADQENTGIYDIFRDYDYRNEGRAGAVDLDRDDMLPPRGTTLL from the coding sequence ATGGAGAAGAAAATTGTTGGAGTATTCCGTTCGGAACAGGAAGCGGCTCAAGCCATCGAGCAGCTTCAGCAGCATGGGATTCCGAATGATGCCATTTCGATTATAGCGAAGGATAAACGCGAAGCAGACATGATTGCTGAACAGACGGGAACGATGGCGCCAGAAGGAGTAGCTGCAGGCGCAGCAACAGGCGGCATACTTGGGGGTACGGCAGGTTTGCTGGCAGGACTTGGGGCTTTGGCTATTCCCGGCATCGGTCCGATTCTTGCCGCAGGACCTATTGCAGCGACGCTTACCGGCGCAGCAGTGGGTGCGGGAGCCGGGGGGCTGGTCGGTGGTTTTATCGGCCTTGGCATCCCGGAAGATGAGGCGAAAGAGTACGAGTCCTATATAGAGCAAGGACGGATTCTGGTACTGGTTGACGCTGATCAAGAAAATACAGGCATCTACGATATATTCCGCGATTATGATTATAGAAACGAGGGTCGTGCCGGTGCGGTTGATCTGGATCGGGACGATATGCTTCCGCCGCGAGGCACTACGCTGCTGTAA